One Thermicanus aegyptius DSM 12793 DNA segment encodes these proteins:
- a CDS encoding PRD domain-containing protein, producing the protein MNEALNERLEILETSHQITPPIREHVKRFVEWFENTYQIPLGEENAGAFVTHFAVACARLQRGEPVTEIPESIAEIVSRHPEVYQQALGMFEGIADNATEAEIGFLTMYLCLLLGKE; encoded by the coding sequence ATGAACGAGGCTTTGAATGAACGACTTGAGATTTTAGAAACCTCCCATCAGATTACTCCTCCTATTCGGGAACACGTTAAGCGATTTGTGGAGTGGTTTGAAAATACCTACCAGATTCCTCTCGGTGAAGAAAATGCAGGAGCGTTTGTTACACACTTTGCCGTCGCGTGCGCCAGACTGCAACGTGGGGAACCGGTAACGGAGATCCCTGAGAGTATTGCGGAAATCGTTTCCCGGCATCCGGAAGTATACCAACAGGCACTCGGAATGTTTGAAGGGATTGCGGACAACGCCACTGAGGCAGAAATAGGCTTTCTCACCATGTACCTATGCCTGTTATTAGGAAAGGAGTAA
- a CDS encoding HPr family phosphocarrier protein, with amino-acid sequence MYEKKAIVNLNQGLHARPATEFIQKVRQFGSKVFVIKEGKAVDAGSILGLMSMAVVKGTEVTIRAEGADEVEAVETLCKFLTQTE; translated from the coding sequence ATGTACGAAAAAAAAGCAATTGTTAACTTAAACCAAGGGCTGCACGCACGCCCTGCCACTGAGTTTATCCAAAAGGTACGTCAATTTGGAAGCAAAGTATTTGTGATCAAAGAAGGAAAAGCTGTGGATGCCGGAAGCATTCTAGGGTTGATGTCGATGGCTGTCGTTAAGGGAACCGAAGTTACCATTCGGGCCGAAGGGGCGGACGAAGTGGAAGCGGTAGAGACTCTTTGTAAATTTCTTACGCAGACGGAGTGA
- a CDS encoding DUF2620 domain-containing protein, translating to MTIRIMIGGLKKEVMERAVRQAGGNKVEVTVTSDFEAAKKIKAGQADYYFGACNSGGGAALSVPIGILGYGNCATVAKAGGRPKAEEIEKLVHENKIAFGMAVEAIEEAVPILVRCLLKKHGLE from the coding sequence ATGACGATTCGGATTATGATTGGCGGTCTCAAGAAAGAGGTGATGGAACGGGCCGTTCGTCAGGCTGGCGGCAACAAGGTAGAGGTAACGGTGACTTCTGATTTCGAAGCTGCAAAAAAAATTAAAGCAGGACAAGCGGATTACTATTTTGGAGCTTGCAACAGCGGAGGGGGTGCTGCCTTATCCGTTCCGATCGGAATACTGGGCTATGGGAATTGTGCAACGGTAGCCAAAGCAGGGGGACGTCCGAAAGCGGAAGAAATCGAAAAGCTCGTTCACGAGAACAAGATCGCGTTTGGCATGGCTGTGGAAGCGATTGAAGAAGCTGTACCCATTTTGGTAAGGTGCTTGTTAAAAAAACATGGTTTAGAATAG
- the nagB gene encoding glucosamine-6-phosphate deaminase, producing the protein MKIRIFNSPHDAGIYVAALAEQIIESRRKPVLGLATGSTPIPFYEALVHLHQCGLDLSRVTTINLDEYIGLDSSHPQSYSWFMWKHLFSHVNIPKENIYLPNGVATDLEAECRRYDEIIHSHPIHLQILGIGVNGHIGFNEPDDTLLSGTHIVELRPETVMSNARFFNDIGEVPKRAITMGVQAILQADKIVLMAFGREKAKIIAKSVYGEVRTDVPASILNLHKDVTVVLDRDSAGELLDESGRLRTK; encoded by the coding sequence GTGAAGATTCGAATCTTCAACAGCCCCCATGACGCGGGCATCTATGTTGCTGCATTAGCGGAACAGATCATTGAAAGTCGAAGGAAACCTGTTTTGGGACTTGCCACTGGGTCTACGCCGATTCCTTTTTACGAGGCATTGGTTCATCTGCATCAGTGTGGTCTCGACTTATCACGGGTAACGACCATCAACTTGGATGAGTATATCGGATTAGATTCTTCCCATCCTCAAAGTTATTCGTGGTTTATGTGGAAACATCTCTTTTCCCATGTAAACATACCAAAAGAGAATATATATCTGCCAAACGGGGTAGCAACCGATTTGGAAGCGGAATGCCGCAGATACGACGAAATCATCCATTCTCATCCGATTCACCTTCAGATCCTTGGGATTGGCGTTAATGGGCACATTGGTTTCAATGAACCGGATGACACCTTACTTTCCGGAACGCACATTGTTGAATTGCGCCCGGAGACCGTAATGAGCAACGCGAGATTTTTCAACGACATTGGAGAGGTGCCAAAGCGTGCGATTACTATGGGGGTTCAGGCCATATTACAAGCCGATAAAATCGTGTTGATGGCATTTGGGCGCGAGAAAGCGAAGATCATCGCTAAATCCGTCTACGGTGAGGTTCGTACGGACGTTCCTGCGAGCATCCTCAACTTGCACAAAGACGTGACCGTGGTACTTGATCGCGACAGTGCCGGTGAGTTGTTGGACGAAAGCGGCCGGTTGCGGACGAAATAA
- a CDS encoding YhfT family protein: protein MVLKLIIVGVLCALTSLASHTGRAVFHDGVRPIMPEYVEGRMRRGEMASIAFGLSAGFVFSVGFAFTLASKLLNPWLLFLPTDILGVLAPNKWIAILFGGAWGIAVTVAFDALNVFFGLLPINFLNALGALSSPVVAGFALFPVLAVFYQFGKVKGIITLVLELIFRQLAATKILTVGGTAIYPEALEMFVGVILLVGFAIAKDVKENKTREKSEGSGESIFAVRTKRIMSSIPLLAVIGGLVALISNMQYFAGSEVDFQALHTAYQSTAYQSGDMSQIGTIAFADMIRGLAFIPLIVTTALASGVYGVVGLTFVYPIGYYVAPVLFGNGVAGHIAAFVLGAVWISLEMLALRAIGKGLENFPSLREASDSIRNAMNNVLEIALLIGSALAALGMTHSPQDPQNFFAFAVFGALYLINEALGRPVIRLAAAPLAAIITGVVVNIFYVLNLL, encoded by the coding sequence ATGGTGTTGAAACTTATTATCGTAGGCGTCCTTTGTGCCTTGACATCATTGGCGTCACACACAGGGCGAGCCGTGTTCCACGATGGGGTTCGACCGATTATGCCGGAGTATGTTGAAGGGAGAATGAGACGTGGAGAGATGGCATCCATCGCCTTTGGTTTGAGCGCCGGATTCGTATTTTCGGTTGGATTCGCATTTACCCTTGCATCGAAACTTTTAAATCCGTGGTTGCTCTTTTTGCCGACAGATATCCTTGGCGTTCTTGCTCCGAACAAGTGGATTGCTATCCTTTTCGGGGGAGCATGGGGGATCGCTGTAACCGTTGCGTTTGATGCACTCAACGTCTTTTTCGGTCTGTTGCCCATCAATTTCTTAAACGCTTTGGGTGCACTCTCTTCTCCCGTCGTTGCGGGTTTTGCATTGTTCCCTGTTCTAGCGGTTTTCTACCAGTTTGGCAAAGTGAAAGGTATTATTACACTTGTTCTTGAATTAATCTTCCGTCAATTGGCCGCCACCAAAATTCTCACCGTGGGTGGGACGGCGATTTATCCGGAAGCGTTGGAAATGTTCGTCGGTGTAATCCTCCTTGTTGGGTTTGCGATTGCCAAGGATGTGAAGGAAAATAAGACGAGAGAAAAAAGCGAAGGTTCCGGCGAAAGCATATTTGCAGTTCGTACTAAGCGCATTATGTCGTCCATTCCTTTGTTGGCGGTAATTGGTGGTTTGGTGGCTTTGATTAGCAACATGCAATATTTTGCGGGCTCCGAAGTTGACTTCCAAGCTCTTCACACTGCCTACCAATCGACCGCATACCAGTCGGGAGACATGAGTCAAATTGGAACGATTGCGTTTGCCGACATGATTCGGGGCCTGGCCTTTATCCCCCTGATTGTGACAACGGCGTTGGCTTCGGGGGTTTACGGGGTAGTCGGGCTAACCTTCGTCTATCCCATCGGATATTATGTTGCCCCTGTTTTGTTCGGAAACGGTGTGGCAGGTCACATCGCCGCGTTCGTTCTTGGAGCCGTCTGGATAAGCCTCGAGATGTTGGCCCTTCGGGCTATTGGGAAAGGACTTGAGAACTTTCCGTCATTGCGTGAAGCATCGGACAGTATCCGCAATGCGATGAACAACGTGTTGGAGATCGCTTTGCTCATCGGTTCGGCATTAGCCGCCCTGGGAATGACCCACTCACCTCAAGATCCGCAAAACTTCTTTGCTTTCGCAGTATTCGGAGCGTTGTATTTGATTAACGAGGCCCTTGGCCGCCCCGTCATTCGGTTGGCCGCCGCCCCTCTCGCAGCCATTATAACCGGTGTTGTCGTCAACATTTTCTATGTCTTGAACTTATTGTGA
- a CDS encoding aminotransferase class V-fold PLP-dependent enzyme — protein sequence MKFYPLEPISLDDAKEVQFRFVRAIADVFSGSEFFQMGDVGVPPSGAPLRTRKVERVLAKFFGVEDCALVRGAGTGAIRLSLAAYLEAGETVIIHDAPVYPTTKETFRMLGLKTYIVDFHDEKALSDAVHHGKLLYIQHTRQKPDDHYDLGRVIAIAKRVRPELPIVVDENYAVFKTRHIGVQVGADVSTFSAFKLLGPEGIGVVLGSKDCIERIHERNYSGGGQVQGPEAMEVLRAFTIAPVLIAVQSEQVSLLADLLNAGSVPGIREAYIANAQSRTVIARLDEPIAPQVIAACEAFGAAPYPVGAESKYEVLPMIYRASGTVLESEPALKPYLLRINPMRAGARLVVDILNKALAKVRSDHD from the coding sequence ATGAAGTTCTACCCATTGGAACCCATTTCTCTGGACGATGCAAAGGAAGTGCAGTTTCGGTTTGTCCGGGCAATTGCCGATGTTTTTTCCGGTTCGGAATTTTTTCAGATGGGGGATGTGGGAGTCCCCCCGTCCGGAGCCCCTCTTAGGACACGGAAGGTAGAGAGGGTCTTAGCCAAGTTCTTTGGTGTTGAAGATTGTGCGTTGGTTCGCGGAGCCGGGACGGGGGCGATTCGATTGTCCCTGGCGGCGTATCTCGAAGCTGGTGAGACGGTGATTATCCACGATGCGCCTGTCTATCCTACCACTAAAGAGACATTTCGAATGTTGGGTCTAAAGACCTATATCGTCGATTTCCACGATGAAAAAGCCCTCTCGGATGCCGTACACCACGGCAAGCTGCTTTATATTCAGCACACGCGCCAAAAACCGGATGATCACTACGACTTAGGGAGAGTCATCGCTATCGCCAAACGCGTTCGTCCGGAGCTTCCGATCGTGGTGGATGAAAACTATGCCGTCTTTAAGACAAGACATATCGGAGTGCAAGTGGGCGCGGATGTGTCTACCTTCTCCGCCTTCAAACTGCTGGGACCCGAAGGGATTGGCGTCGTTTTGGGAAGCAAGGACTGCATTGAGCGGATCCATGAGAGGAACTATTCCGGTGGAGGACAGGTTCAAGGCCCTGAGGCGATGGAAGTGTTGCGGGCATTCACCATCGCACCGGTCCTGATTGCTGTCCAATCGGAACAGGTATCCCTCCTCGCAGACCTGTTAAATGCCGGATCTGTTCCGGGGATCCGCGAGGCTTACATTGCCAATGCCCAGTCCAGGACCGTCATCGCTCGCCTCGATGAACCTATTGCTCCCCAGGTGATTGCAGCCTGTGAAGCATTTGGCGCAGCACCCTATCCTGTTGGGGCGGAGTCAAAATATGAGGTTCTTCCCATGATCTATCGCGCTTCCGGAACGGTTTTAGAAAGTGAGCCGGCATTGAAACCCTATTTGTTACGGATTAATCCGATGAGAGCCGGTGCCCGGCTCGTTGTGGACATCCTAAATAAGGCGTTGGCGAAGGTACGATCCGATCATGACTAA
- a CDS encoding amidase family protein: protein MTKMEWMERFAYAYANAYRYTDSIVWVNPTAPTSARKKLEQHMELILFGVKDTDQIPMNAVRQLIEAPDFVWMTVDRMAPYGRAMDPGLTNPLTGRLMTGSSSGSALNILRGIHDLAIVTDGGGSILGPALATQLYGINAKGMGLTGLHPSRSTDGFSLEVGIGVISHSFAFAKSGIETLLCRTLDDHVEGLYIALDRAAPDNVEDLLRQYGCTIRRFDKGDSYERTRGLSLMNELFNENQVIISMEGPVDVKEYADSLVMDGRPDGLGGKFLLRSANLANTTSVAVPGNKAASGFIVIAPSGVESGNHAIAVAGLLAKHYPRSALFEDYFLRRMRYGQTGFFHEGM, encoded by the coding sequence ATGACTAAGATGGAATGGATGGAACGGTTCGCCTACGCCTACGCTAACGCCTATCGGTACACCGATTCTATCGTCTGGGTTAACCCGACAGCTCCCACGAGCGCTAGGAAAAAACTGGAGCAGCATATGGAGCTTATTTTATTCGGTGTGAAGGATACCGATCAAATACCGATGAATGCAGTCCGGCAGCTCATCGAGGCACCCGACTTCGTATGGATGACCGTGGACCGAATGGCTCCGTATGGGAGGGCAATGGATCCGGGATTGACGAATCCGTTGACCGGCCGCCTCATGACCGGTTCCTCAAGCGGTAGCGCCCTCAATATTTTACGTGGAATTCATGATCTCGCCATCGTTACGGACGGAGGCGGATCAATCTTAGGCCCGGCGCTTGCCACTCAGTTATATGGGATCAACGCCAAGGGAATGGGGTTAACCGGGCTGCACCCGTCTCGTTCCACCGACGGATTTTCCCTGGAAGTGGGGATTGGAGTTATCAGTCACTCATTCGCCTTTGCGAAGAGTGGTATCGAAACGCTGTTGTGTCGAACCCTGGACGATCATGTAGAAGGACTGTATATTGCACTGGACCGTGCGGCGCCGGATAATGTAGAGGACCTATTGCGTCAGTACGGATGTACGATTCGCCGATTTGATAAAGGGGATTCGTATGAGAGAACTCGTGGGCTTTCTCTGATGAATGAACTTTTCAATGAAAACCAAGTGATTATCAGCATGGAAGGCCCCGTAGATGTAAAAGAGTATGCAGACTCTTTGGTCATGGACGGACGTCCGGACGGGCTGGGTGGAAAGTTTCTTCTGCGCAGCGCGAACCTGGCAAATACGACGTCCGTGGCCGTCCCGGGGAATAAGGCCGCATCGGGATTTATCGTCATTGCGCCAAGTGGCGTAGAATCGGGTAATCATGCGATCGCAGTGGCCGGCCTGCTGGCGAAACACTATCCACGATCCGCGCTATTTGAGGATTACTTCCTTCGACGCATGCGTTACGGGCAGACTGGTTTTTTTCATGAAGGGATGTGA
- a CDS encoding phosphopentomutase, giving the protein MKRAVLCVLDGFGAGAMEDVSAVRPQDRNANTMRHVIEQTSVKIPFLSRLGLPHILNDPSLLALTPPLASYGKCNLYHYGADSYTGHNEIMGAKPIMPKTQFIRELAPLIEKRLVERGFKVEYPVAGTGILLVDNEVVIADNMENDPGQIINITGALDTTPFEKIFEIGKIVRTIAETSRVIPLGGTGITVSDILLNIVIKPERTGVDMGRLNIYNENYQVRHLGFGIDPDKQIHSILMKQGLEVYLYGKMADVITGEVMERNPMVNSQGVMDLICNRLENMKSGFISATIQETDLAGHEQNPEKFAAVLEIADAGLRRIYDMLHPGELLIVTADHGNDPTIGTSQHTRETTPLLVCVKGSPARELGLRTTLADVAATIADYFGVSAPEFGTSVLS; this is encoded by the coding sequence ATGAAACGAGCAGTCCTGTGTGTTCTTGATGGATTCGGTGCGGGGGCGATGGAAGATGTTTCCGCTGTCCGTCCGCAAGATAGAAATGCGAATACGATGCGGCATGTCATTGAACAAACAAGTGTAAAGATACCCTTCCTTAGTCGGTTAGGGCTCCCCCATATCCTTAACGATCCTTCGTTATTAGCGCTTACTCCCCCTCTGGCGAGTTATGGCAAATGCAATCTATATCATTACGGGGCGGACAGTTATACCGGTCATAACGAAATCATGGGAGCAAAACCGATTATGCCAAAAACACAGTTTATCCGTGAATTGGCGCCGCTGATTGAAAAACGGCTGGTGGAAAGAGGGTTCAAAGTAGAATATCCGGTTGCAGGTACCGGCATTCTGCTCGTCGACAACGAGGTTGTCATCGCCGACAATATGGAAAATGACCCGGGGCAGATCATCAACATTACAGGAGCATTGGATACGACCCCGTTTGAAAAGATCTTTGAGATTGGGAAAATTGTACGGACCATCGCCGAAACCAGCCGCGTCATTCCTTTGGGAGGGACCGGCATTACCGTAAGTGATATTCTCTTGAACATTGTGATAAAACCGGAGCGGACCGGTGTGGATATGGGACGTCTAAATATATACAACGAGAACTATCAAGTTCGGCATCTAGGTTTTGGAATTGATCCCGACAAACAAATACATTCCATCCTCATGAAGCAAGGATTGGAAGTATATCTGTATGGGAAGATGGCGGATGTGATCACGGGAGAGGTGATGGAACGAAATCCCATGGTCAACAGCCAGGGCGTGATGGACCTAATCTGTAATCGATTGGAGAATATGAAGAGCGGATTTATCTCCGCTACCATTCAGGAAACGGATTTAGCCGGTCATGAGCAGAACCCGGAAAAGTTCGCGGCGGTCTTGGAAATTGCGGACGCAGGTTTACGCCGTATTTACGATATGCTTCATCCCGGAGAGCTCCTGATCGTAACCGCCGATCATGGCAATGACCCGACCATAGGCACAAGCCAGCATACCCGGGAAACAACCCCGCTTCTCGTCTGTGTAAAGGGATCTCCGGCGCGGGAACTGGGGCTACGCACCACACTCGCCGATGTTGCGGCCACAATAGCGGATTACTTTGGGGTGAGCGCACCGGAATTTGGGACTTCCGTGTTGTCGTAA
- a CDS encoding alanine racemase produces the protein MFLAQLLTRNETFIDRALQLYKSGFIPPNSYVLDVDQIQRNTESIVQTAKKERINLYFMTKQFGRNPVVYQSIVSAGIKKAVAVDPVEALTLAQNGVELGHVGHLVQIPRYYMEPILRWRPEVVTVFSIDAAREVSRVASDLGYEQDLLLRVVRPDDYLYDAQEGGIPLNDLEEVVQTISALPNVRVVGVTSFPCVIVQDGVPTFTNNLKTLQLAKERLQELGVELKQVNAPSVTCVATLPMLRAAGVTHGEPGHALTGSTPLHALPGQVEVPSYLYITEVSHYFNGYSYVYGGGYYARGHIQHALVGGSLTTAEHVEVAPLHAESIDYYLKIAGKFPAGTPVILAFRTQMFVTRANVVPVTGVHEGRLKVAGIYNVEGKRIG, from the coding sequence ATGTTTCTCGCTCAATTGCTCACTAGAAATGAAACGTTTATCGATCGTGCGCTTCAACTCTACAAGTCCGGATTCATCCCCCCCAATTCCTATGTTTTAGATGTGGACCAAATCCAACGGAACACCGAGTCCATCGTACAAACCGCAAAAAAAGAGAGAATTAATCTTTACTTCATGACCAAGCAATTCGGTCGGAATCCGGTTGTTTATCAATCCATCGTGTCGGCAGGTATAAAAAAGGCCGTTGCGGTTGATCCGGTGGAAGCCCTAACCTTGGCGCAAAATGGGGTGGAATTGGGACATGTGGGGCATCTTGTGCAAATCCCCCGATATTACATGGAGCCAATTCTCCGGTGGCGTCCGGAAGTGGTCACAGTTTTTAGTATCGATGCGGCGAGGGAGGTCTCCCGGGTGGCTTCCGACCTTGGCTACGAGCAGGATCTTCTGTTGCGTGTCGTACGGCCGGATGACTATTTGTACGACGCACAAGAAGGGGGGATACCGCTTAACGATTTGGAGGAAGTGGTTCAGACCATATCGGCACTTCCCAATGTGCGTGTGGTGGGAGTCACCTCTTTTCCGTGCGTCATTGTGCAGGATGGTGTCCCCACGTTCACCAACAACCTTAAAACACTTCAGTTGGCTAAAGAGCGACTTCAGGAATTGGGGGTTGAATTGAAGCAGGTGAACGCACCAAGCGTCACTTGTGTGGCAACCCTTCCCATGTTGCGAGCCGCGGGCGTCACTCATGGGGAACCGGGGCATGCTTTGACGGGGTCCACCCCTTTGCATGCGTTACCCGGGCAGGTGGAAGTGCCGTCCTACCTCTACATTACCGAAGTCTCCCACTACTTCAACGGTTATAGTTATGTTTATGGAGGCGGGTATTATGCCCGTGGACATATTCAACATGCGCTTGTGGGAGGTTCCTTGACAACGGCGGAACATGTTGAGGTAGCTCCTCTCCATGCGGAAAGCATCGACTACTACTTGAAAATTGCCGGTAAATTTCCAGCAGGAACACCCGTGATCCTCGCTTTTCGAACGCAGATGTTCGTAACCCGAGCTAACGTGGTTCCTGTAACGGGAGTTCATGAGGGGCGACTTAAGGTTGCCGGAATTTATAATGTTGAAGGGAAGCGAATCGGATGA
- the yhfZ gene encoding GntR family transcriptional regulator YhfZ has protein sequence MQNETLFSRNGLAVRNIARELLACEIGSRIPRVQDFAAKYGVGRGTVQSAIQLLTDSRAVELDSRGHLGTFLLTADFAKLWEFAGRSNLMGAMPLPYSRRNEGLATGLYAVFEQQKIPFHMSYMRGGANRVKALTEGRYDFVVLSMRASHLAVEENHVAVLHGFGARTYVGAHGLLVRDPNIRSVKPGMRFGIDSSSLDQYTLTMELCKDIDVEFIELPYMQILEQLSQGNIDAAVWNIDELEERFGQHGPIHIIPLEFNEDDATEAALVVRQEDLKIFQNLLKKVNMEQVVAIQRDILNGVRVPRY, from the coding sequence ATGCAAAACGAAACTTTATTTTCACGTAATGGATTAGCAGTCAGGAACATAGCCCGTGAGCTTCTTGCGTGTGAAATCGGTTCGAGGATTCCTAGGGTTCAAGACTTCGCGGCCAAGTATGGAGTTGGGAGAGGAACCGTACAGTCCGCAATCCAACTTCTCACTGATTCCCGGGCAGTGGAACTTGATTCTCGAGGTCATCTGGGTACGTTCCTCCTGACAGCCGATTTTGCGAAATTGTGGGAATTCGCCGGCCGTTCCAATTTGATGGGGGCCATGCCTTTGCCGTATTCTCGACGAAACGAGGGATTGGCCACCGGGCTCTATGCGGTGTTCGAACAACAAAAAATCCCTTTTCACATGTCCTATATGCGTGGGGGTGCCAACCGTGTTAAGGCGTTAACCGAGGGCCGTTACGACTTTGTTGTTTTGTCCATGCGGGCTTCTCATCTGGCTGTCGAGGAGAATCATGTGGCAGTTTTACACGGCTTTGGTGCGCGTACTTACGTTGGTGCACACGGATTGCTTGTGCGCGATCCGAATATTCGCTCCGTAAAACCGGGGATGCGCTTCGGTATAGACTCGTCTTCGCTCGATCAATACACGTTAACCATGGAACTGTGCAAAGATATTGATGTTGAGTTTATTGAACTCCCTTACATGCAGATATTGGAACAGTTGTCCCAAGGAAATATCGATGCGGCAGTTTGGAACATCGATGAGTTGGAAGAACGATTTGGGCAGCATGGACCGATTCACATCATCCCATTGGAGTTCAACGAGGACGACGCGACGGAAGCCGCTTTGGTCGTTCGCCAAGAGGATCTAAAGATTTTCCAGAACCTTCTCAAGAAGGTCAATATGGAACAGGTGGTCGCAATTCAAAGGGATATTCTCAATGGCGTACGGGTTCCCCGCTATTGA
- a CDS encoding phosphotriesterase family protein produces the protein MGLIRTVLGDVKPESLQATMIHEHIAFDLSHVRNESDSILGDTPELANELLLTKDYGCNAFVEVTNRGMGRDVQALAELAKRLDIYIICATGFYKENVYPVEAFEKSREELAELFVSEITAGIDGTHIKAGIIAEIGSSYQELTKTEEKVFRAACDAHKKTGAPLSTHCELGTMGIAQLRIFESEEVDFRHISFGHQDLNRNIDEQVTLLKSGAFIQFDTVGKNKYRPHDERVSNLLALLDKGFEDQLMLSVDLTRKSYFRQNNGPGYVYLFDTFLPDLRNAGVPDRVIEKMLIENPRRFLTFA, from the coding sequence ATGGGATTGATCAGAACCGTACTCGGCGATGTGAAACCGGAATCCTTGCAAGCAACCATGATCCACGAACACATCGCATTTGATTTGTCTCACGTTCGCAATGAATCGGATTCAATTCTTGGAGATACTCCGGAATTGGCGAACGAGCTTCTTCTTACGAAGGATTATGGGTGCAACGCGTTCGTGGAAGTAACGAACCGTGGGATGGGGCGGGACGTTCAGGCGTTGGCTGAATTGGCAAAGAGACTTGATATTTACATCATATGTGCAACCGGTTTTTATAAGGAAAATGTTTATCCCGTCGAGGCGTTTGAAAAGTCCAGAGAAGAGCTGGCGGAACTGTTCGTATCCGAGATTACCGCCGGAATTGACGGAACTCACATCAAGGCAGGGATCATCGCCGAGATTGGGAGCAGTTATCAGGAACTGACGAAAACGGAAGAGAAGGTGTTTCGAGCTGCTTGTGATGCCCATAAAAAAACAGGCGCACCGCTCAGCACACACTGTGAATTAGGCACGATGGGAATCGCGCAACTGCGGATATTCGAGTCTGAAGAAGTTGATTTTCGCCATATCTCGTTTGGTCATCAGGATCTCAACCGAAATATCGATGAACAAGTAACGTTGTTAAAAAGTGGAGCTTTTATCCAATTCGACACCGTCGGCAAGAACAAGTATCGTCCTCACGACGAGCGTGTATCGAACTTGTTGGCCTTACTTGATAAAGGCTTTGAGGATCAACTGATGTTATCTGTCGATCTTACGAGGAAATCCTATTTTCGCCAGAATAACGGTCCAGGTTATGTATATCTGTTTGATACGTTTCTACCGGATTTGCGGAACGCAGGTGTGCCGGATAGGGTCATCGAGAAAATGCTTATTGAAAATCCACGTCGTTTCCTGACGTTCGCCTAA
- a CDS encoding HAD family hydrolase, with the protein MIRMFFFDIDGTLIVPKKGEVSERVRRAIFMLHERGIVPILVSGRPLFSMIPLAESLSIRGCIAYNGGLVVVDGEVVYDNPIDESRVEQLVSFANSNMHPLIFPGMDGYYATTLDHPKVREIFQYTTTLNHSYWKHYTPKLNPSYWKTHPIYQMELIAPMEELTLYQERFGQEFQFYPWHVASSAANINPLANSKAIGMHHVLKRFSLDESVAAAIGDGPNDIEMIRSAHLGIAMGNACKELKSAADLVAEDVTADGAAKAIEMLLESG; encoded by the coding sequence ATGATTCGTATGTTCTTTTTTGATATCGACGGAACTCTCATCGTTCCAAAAAAAGGTGAGGTTTCGGAACGCGTTCGCCGTGCCATCTTCATGCTCCATGAACGAGGCATTGTTCCCATCCTAGTATCCGGCAGGCCCCTCTTCTCCATGATTCCGCTCGCCGAATCTCTTTCCATCAGGGGGTGTATCGCTTATAACGGAGGACTGGTTGTTGTCGATGGAGAGGTGGTGTATGACAACCCCATAGACGAAAGCAGGGTAGAACAGCTGGTTTCCTTTGCAAATTCTAATATGCATCCACTCATATTTCCTGGAATGGACGGTTATTACGCAACGACGCTGGATCATCCGAAGGTACGGGAAATTTTTCAATATACTACCACACTCAACCATTCCTATTGGAAACATTATACTCCCAAACTAAACCCATCGTATTGGAAAACCCATCCTATCTATCAAATGGAACTGATCGCGCCGATGGAAGAACTAACCCTATACCAGGAACGTTTTGGACAAGAATTTCAGTTTTATCCATGGCATGTAGCCTCGTCCGCGGCGAACATAAATCCTCTCGCCAACTCCAAAGCGATTGGAATGCACCATGTGTTAAAACGGTTTTCACTAGATGAATCCGTTGCGGCCGCCATCGGCGACGGACCGAATGATATCGAGATGATCCGCTCCGCACATCTCGGCATCGCCATGGGAAATGCTTGTAAAGAGCTTAAGTCTGCGGCGGATCTCGTTGCAGAAGATGTTACTGCGGACGGGGCCGCCAAGGCGATTGAAATGTTGTTGGAGAGCGGGTAA